A single genomic interval of Salmo trutta chromosome 13, fSalTru1.1, whole genome shotgun sequence harbors:
- the LOC115205212 gene encoding protocadherin-10 isoform X4: protein MIVLFLLLCITNGVVSQIRYSVPEEADHGTFVGNIAEDLGLDMTKIASRRFQVVPSSRTPYLEVNMENGILFVNERIDREQICKQSASCLLHLEVFLENPLELFRVEIEVVDINDNPPSFPETDITVEISESATPGTRFPLESAFDPDVGSNALRTYDITTNNYFYLDVQTQTDGNKFAELVLEKPLDREQQAAHRYVLTAVDGGQPPRTGTALLVVKVLDSNDNVPVFDQPVYSVSLQENAPVGTLVIQLNATDLDEGQNGEIVYSFSNHISSRVKDLFAIDARTGRIEVCGEVDFEESSLYQIFVQAKDLGPNAVAAHCKVLVKVTDVNDNAPDITFSTVTESVSERAAPGTVIALLSVTDKDAEENGKIHVEILGDVPFKLKPSFRNYFTIVTDGPLNRENADSYSVTVVAKDTGTPSLATSKSIKVQVSDENDNAPTFTQPIYDVYVTENNVPGAYIHAVTALDPDVGQNALISYSIMDCDIQGMSVKTYVSINEETGYLYALRSFDYEQLKDFTFMVQAKDAGSPELSSNATVKVIIVDQNDNPPSVIAPLGKNGTAREPLPRSAEPGYLVTRIVAMDADDGENARLSYSIQRGNENGMFRMDWRTGELRTARRVSTKRDPNQMYDLLIEVRDHGQPPLSSTASVFVVLVDSVVEDHRERGTAKSKETTLDLTLILIIALGSVSFIFLLAMIVLAVRCQKDKKLNIYTCLTSDCCLGCATCCSRHARARKKKLSKSDIMLVQSANVTGAGTAQVPVEESGSFGSHHQNQNYCYQVCLTPESAKTDLMFLKPCSPSRSTDTEHNPCGAIVTGYTDQQPDIISNGSILSSETKHQRAELSYLVDRPRRVNSSAFQEADLVSSKDSGHGDSEQGDSDHDATNRGHSTGADLFSNCTEECKALGHSDRCWMPSFMPSDGRQAADYRSNLHVPGMDSVPDTERGKGFASSFRVDIPETA, encoded by the exons ATGATTGTGCTATTCCTTCTTCTGTGTATTACGAATGGAGTGGTCTCGCAGATACGCTACTCTGTGCCGGAGGAGGCGGATCACGGCACGTTCGTAGGGAATATCGCCGAGGACCTTGGACTGGACATGACCAAAATCGCCTCGCGGCGCTTCCAGGTGGTGCCTAGCTCGCGGACGCCGTACCTGGAAGTGAACATGGAGAACGGGATTCTGTTCGTCAACGAAAGAATTGACCGGGAGCAGATCTGCAAGCAGAGTGCCAGCTGCCTATTACACCTTGAAGTGTTTCTGGAGAACCCACTCGAGCTGTTCCGCGTGGAGATAGAGGTCGTGGATATCAATGACAATCCGCCCAGCTTCCCCGAGACCGACATCACGGTGGAGATTTCAGAGAGCGCTACCCCTGGTACCCGGTTCCCTCTTGAGAGTGCATTCGATCCGGACGTGGGCTCCAACGCGCTGCGCACATAcgacatcaccaccaataactaCTTCTACCTGGATGTGCAGACGCAGACCGACGGGAACAAATTCGCAGAGCTGGTGCTGGAGAAGCCGCTGGACAGGGAGCAGCAGGCGGCCCACAGGTACGTGCTAACTGCGGTGGACGGGGGGCAGCCTCCACGGACAGGCACTGCTCTGCTGGTGGTCAAAGTGCTGGATTCTAACGACAACGTGCCCGTGTTTGACCAGCCGGTGTATTCGGTGAGCCTTCAGGAAAACGCACCGGTGGGGACCCTCGTTATCCAACTGAACGCCACCGACTTGGACGAGGGGCAGAACGGGGAGATAGTGTATTCATTCAGCAACCACATATCCAGCCGCGTCAAGGATCTGTTCGCCATAGATGCGCGCACTGGACGAATCGAGGTGTGCGGCGAGGTGGATTTTGAGGAGAGCAGCTTATATCAAATATTCGTTCAGGCGAAAGATCTTGGACCCAATGCCGTGGCTGCACACTGTAAAGTTCTGGTGAAAGTGACAGACGTAAATGATAATGCTCCTGATATCACCTTTAGCACCGTGACTGAGTCGGTGAGCGAGAGGGCAGCCCCAGGTACCGTTATAGCCCTGCTGAGCGTGACGGACAAAGATGCTGAGGAAAACGGAAAGATTCATGTTGAAATCCTCGGTGATGTCCCGTTCAAACTCAAACCCTCCTTTAGGAACTATTTCACCATTGTAACAGATGGACCCCTAAATAGGGAGAATGCTGACTCTTATTCAGTGACTGTAGTTGCCAAGGATACAGGGACCCCTTCCCTCGCAACCAGTAAATCAATCAAAGTGCAAGTGTCGGATGAAAATGACAATGCGCCAACGTTTACGCAGCCCATATATGATGTTTATGTGACTGAAAATAATGTGCCAGGTGCTTATATCCACGCTGTGACAGCTTTGGACCCAGACGTTGGACAGAACGCTCTAATTAGTTACTCCATAATGGATTGTGATATTCAGGGTATGTCTGTGAAAACATATGTGTCAATCAACGAGGAAACGGGCTACCTTTACGCACTCAGATCATTCGATTACGAGCAGCTTAAAGACTTCACTTTCATGGTTCAGGCGAAAGATGCAGGTAGCCCCGAGCTCTCCTCGAACGCCACGGTCAAAGTGATCATCGTAGACCAGAATGACAACCCTCCCTCAGTCATTGCTCCTCTGGGTAAAAATGGCACTGCGAGAGAGCCGCTGCCCCGCTCCGCCGAGCCTGGCTACCTGGTGACCCGTATCGTCGCCATGGACGCAGATGACGGCGAGAACGCACGGCTCTCCTACAGCATCCAGAGGGGGAACGAGAACGGCATGTTCCGTATGGACTGGAGGACAGGAGAGCTGCGCACTGCCCGGCGCGTCTCAACCAAGCGGGACCCGAACCAGATGTATGACCTGTTGATAGAGGTGAGGGACCACGGCCagccacccctctcctccaccgcCAGTGTGTTCGTGGTGCTGGTGGACAGCGTGGTGGAGGACCACCGGGAGAGGGGCACCGCCAAGTCCAAGGAGACCACTCTGGACCTTACCCTCATCCTCATCATCGCCCTGGGCTCTGTCTCCTTCATCTTCCTCCTGGCTATGATCGTGCTGGCCGTGCGCTGCCAGAAGGACAAAAAGCTAAATATCTACACGTGCCTCACCAGTGATTGTTGCCTTGGGTGCGCCACATGCTGCAGCAGGCATGCGCGAGCCCGCAAGAAAAAGCTCAGCAAGTCTGATATCATGCTGGTGCAGAGCGCCAACGTCACCGGGGCCGGTACAGCCCAAGTGCCCGTGGAAGAGTCCGGGAGCTTCGGCTCTCACCACCAAAACCAGAACTATTGCTACCAGGTATGTCTGACACCGGAGTCTGCCAAAACCGACCTCATGTTCCTAAAGCCGTGTAGCCCATCTAGGAGCACAGACACGGAACACAACCCGTGCGGGGCCATAGTGACAGGGTACACTGACCAGCAGCCTGACATCATATCAAACGGCAGCATTTTATCAAGCGAG ACCAAACATCAGCGAGCCGAACTCAGTTACCTGGTGGACAGACCTCGGCGTGTGAACAG TTCGGCTTTCCAAGAAGCGGATCTCGTTAGCTCTAAAGACAGTGGTCACGGTGACAGCGAACAGGGCGACAGTGACCATGACGCCACCAATCGAGGTCACTCTACCG